One Succinispira mobilis DSM 6222 genomic window carries:
- a CDS encoding MFS transporter — MNNKLIATIVAYSMYFTQGFFFVLPGALTPVLNGYFGYSLSTIGYCFAMTTLARTLGNYYTGKCYEKIKVSKFIYQTVLLVAVTLLIAFFTKNLWIFTLAITLAALALGAHFSVSNNIILIMYNGLERTSQMSFLNFFYSAGAIIGPLVVGFFLINKVYWGWVYLLCIGLTLVSLLYYKVDKQAVAPLISKTETEFKLNLYSKLSSLALFLNVKAEIFFSVWLPVFLLEKFASTTEQAAFSLVFLWVGVAVGRFACGFLAKRILTHKLIYLLGMIICLSVVMLFTILNMNNAYLLIFFLGLGFSGMYSTILSYGNEQAAYPSVKLMTIITTSGAVGAIVGLFLSSLLKEFFTAEIVLLVAAFISFSSTACIVMSEYQKCKHNC, encoded by the coding sequence ATGAATAATAAATTAATAGCTACGATAGTAGCCTATTCCATGTACTTTACGCAGGGGTTTTTCTTTGTTTTGCCAGGGGCATTGACCCCGGTTTTAAATGGATACTTTGGTTATAGTTTATCAACTATTGGCTACTGCTTTGCGATGACAACATTAGCGAGAACTTTAGGAAATTATTATACTGGTAAATGCTATGAGAAAATAAAGGTTTCTAAGTTTATTTATCAGACCGTTTTACTTGTAGCAGTTACGCTGTTAATTGCTTTTTTCACTAAAAACCTTTGGATTTTTACCTTAGCAATAACTTTGGCGGCACTCGCTTTAGGCGCGCATTTTTCAGTTTCTAATAATATAATTTTGATTATGTATAATGGATTAGAGCGCACTTCACAAATGAGTTTTTTAAACTTTTTTTATAGTGCTGGGGCAATTATCGGGCCATTAGTTGTAGGCTTTTTTTTGATAAACAAAGTTTATTGGGGCTGGGTATATTTATTGTGTATCGGTTTAACTTTGGTTAGTTTGTTATATTATAAAGTGGATAAACAAGCAGTAGCACCGCTAATTTCTAAGACGGAGACTGAATTTAAATTAAATTTATATAGTAAGTTAAGTTCTCTAGCACTATTTTTAAATGTAAAGGCAGAAATATTCTTTTCGGTCTGGTTACCTGTATTTCTTTTGGAAAAATTTGCCTCAACCACGGAACAGGCGGCATTTTCCCTAGTGTTTCTTTGGGTGGGGGTGGCTGTAGGCCGCTTTGCTTGCGGTTTTTTGGCAAAACGCATACTAACGCACAAACTAATTTATTTGCTTGGGATGATTATTTGTTTAAGCGTAGTGATGTTATTTACGATTTTAAATATGAACAATGCTTATTTATTGATTTTTTTCTTAGGCCTGGGTTTTTCTGGTATGTACTCTACGATTTTGTCTTATGGCAACGAACAAGCTGCTTATCCAAGTGTTAAATTAATGACAATAATAACTACCTCTGGAGCTGTTGGAGCGATTGTCGGTTTGTTTTTATCGAGTTTGTTAAAAGAATTTTTTACAGCAGAAATAGTATTGTTAGTAGCGGCATTTATTTCTTTTAGTAGTACTGCTTGTATAGTTATGTCTGAATATCAAAAATGTAAACATAATTGTTAA